A genomic window from Montipora foliosa isolate CH-2021 unplaced genomic scaffold, ASM3666993v2 scaffold_410, whole genome shotgun sequence includes:
- the LOC137988184 gene encoding uncharacterized protein, translating to MTETHAGNGGTKVVDQLLIDISTGDSSVVGSQAAARDNIQTLDSGKSVSRKKLTSETTMKTTTNRSTNSTAKGQSTDVLKGLNELKDLQRQSLSSMNQMISTMTSAVETFTQARTSRKRKRDEMSESESSDQEDLNEYDLNDPGMAGNPPGDISSQVNDLLQSTESSKNCSKANEDEVLGELSKLYESEGTVSDPINAKLASLVDKMVKTSLSEEKIKEKHEKYNRPENCENLINTRVNPEIWSKVRSNTRSRDLKMQKLETSLLKSMIPIVKMSDKLLELKSTSTSASQSDVSEFLQLSLDSLALMGHSINEVNIKRRELIKPDLNDQFKQLCGSHSPVTKLLFGDDLPKSVKEISETNKVGVKVSSKPSTHYNKQQKRSNYHHGTHHQSQKPFLWKYQGPGKRSHLDPKKKGKPNQH from the coding sequence ATGACCGAAACACATGCTGGAAATGGTGGCACGAAAGTTGTCGACCAGTTACTCATCGACATCTCCACGGGAGATTCCTCTGTTGTGGGTTCACAGGCTGCCGCACGGGACAACATACAAACTTTAGACAGCGGAAAATCCGTGTCTCGAAAGAAGTTAACGAGTGAAACTACAATGAAAACAACGACAAATCGATCAACCAACTCGACGGCCAAAGGTCAGTCGACGGATGTTTTGAAAGGCCTGAATGAACTCAAAGATCTTCAGCGCCAATCTTTGTCGTCGATGAACCAAATGATATCAACTATGACCTCGGCGGTGGAAACGTTCACTCAGGCGAGAACATCTCGCAAGAGGAAAAGGGATGAAATGAGTGAATCGGAATCCAGCGATCAAGAAGATCTCAACGAGTACGATCTCAACGATCCTGGAATGGCGGGAAACCCGCCCGGCGACATTAGTAGCCAGGTCAATGACCTTCTGCAATCAACTGAATCCTCAAAAAACTGCTCAAAAGCTAATGAGGACGAAGTTTTAGGAGAACTCTCAAAATTGTATGAGTCGGAAGGAACGGTAAGCGACCCAATAAATGCTAAATTAGCTTCGCTTGTTGACAAAATGGTCAAAACAAGCCTGtctgaggaaaaaataaaagaaaaacatgagaAATACAACAGACCAGAGAACTGTGAAAACCTGATAAATACAAGAGTAAATCCAGAAATCTGGAGCAAGGTCAGATCGAATACTAGATCTCGGGACCTGAAGATGCAAAAGCTTGAGACAAGCCTTCTGAAGAGTATGATTCCTATTGTCAAAATGTCTGACAAGTTATTGGAGTTGAAATCCACCTCCACATCTGCATCTCAAAGTGACGTATCTGAGTTTCTTCAACTCTCACTTGATTCTCTCGCTCTTATGGGACACTCTATTAATGAGGTCAATATAAAGAGGCGTGAACTTATTAAACCAGACTTGAACGATCAGTTCAAGCAACTTTGTGGCTCGCACTCGCCGGTAACAAAATTGTTATTTGGAGATGATTTGCCCAAGTCGGTAAAGGAAATATCTGAAACCAATAAAGTGGGCGTCAAGGTTTCATCAAAACCATCGACACATTACAACAAACAGCAGAAAAGATCAAACTATCATCATGGCACACACCATCAGAGTCAGAAGCCTTTTTTATGGAAATATCAAGGGCCAGGGAAGAGATCACACCTGGACCCCAAAAAGAAGGGCAAACCCAATCAACACTAA